From the Carya illinoinensis cultivar Pawnee chromosome 4, C.illinoinensisPawnee_v1, whole genome shotgun sequence genome, one window contains:
- the LOC122308480 gene encoding protein ROOT PRIMORDIUM DEFECTIVE 1, which translates to MLLLIGPFKHKTPTIKTLASLLLNLSSARSLSHSTSIPKKQQRVRDHGYDNYMEIEKKTRKVLKFQDLILSQPNQTLPVSRLDLLARRLGFKQHESGAFVLKFPHVFDIYEHPVQRILYIRLSRKALLQIEQEKQALDAQIPDAVIRLRKLVMMSSTGRIRLEHVRIARKEFGLPEDFEYSVILKYPQYFRLFDAKETRNKYIAIVERDESLAVCAIEKAREREYREKGIDAEDIRFSFIVNFPPGFKIGKYYRIAVWKWQRVPYWSPYEDVSGYDLRSLEAQKRMEKRAVAAIHELLSLTVEKKITLERIAHFRLAMNLPKRLKEFLLQHQGIFYISTRGNQGKLHTVFLREAYKRGDLIEPNDLYLARRKLADLVLLSPRKANVDRELVNYRRDREDHETGRFRTEFVDDDFHNSAVEDNVGKDREGGDNLDSDMGCDDGSDFLDENDDCLETPEDIHVDERAN; encoded by the coding sequence ATGCTCCTCCTAATCGGTCCTTTCAAACACAAAACCCCAACCATCAAAACCCTAGCATCTCTCCTTTTAAATCTCTCGTCCGCCAGATCATTGTCCCATTCCACCTCCATCCCCAAAAAGCAGCAACGCGTACGCGACCATGGCTACGACAACTACATGGAAATCGAGAAGAAGACCCGCAAGGTCCTCAAGTTCCAGGACCTCATCCTATCCCAGCCCAACCAAACCCTCCCCGTCTCTCGCCTGGATCTCCTCGCTCGCCGCCTCGGCTTCAAACAACACGAATCCGGCGCTTTCGTTCTCAAATTCCCTCACGTTTTCGATATTTACGAGCACCCGGTTCAAAGAATACTCTACATTCGATTATCCCGGAAAGCCCTTTTGCAAATTGAGCAAGAAAAGCAAGCTCTCGATGCTCAAATCCCCGACGCCGTGATCCGCCTCCGGAAGCTTGTAATGATGTCGAGTACGGGTCGGATCCGCCTCGAGCACGTGCGTATTGCGAGGAAAGAGTTTGGCTTGCCTGAAGATTTCGAGTACTCGGTAATTCTCAAATACCCCCAATACTTTCGATTATTCGATGCTAAGGAGACTAGGAATAAGTACATTGCGATTGTTGAGAGGGATGAGAGTTTAGCGGTGTGTGCTATAGAGAAAGCTAGGGAGAGAGAATATAGGGAAAAGGGGATTGATGCCGAGGATATAAGGTTTTCTTTTATCGTGAATTTCCCACCTGGATTTAAGATCGGCAAGTATTACAGGATTGCAGTGTGGAAATGGCAACGAGTTCCGTATTGGTCGCCTTATGAGGATGTGTCGGGTTACGATTTAAGGTCGCTGGAGGCCCAGAAGCGGATGGAAAAGAGGGCGGTGGCAGCAATTCATGAATTGTTGTCATTGACTGTGGAGAAGAAAATCACGTTGGAAAGGATTGCACATTTCAGGTTGGCGATGAATTTGCCAAAGAGATTGAAGGAGTTTCTTCTTCAGCATCAGGGgatattttatatttcaacGAGAGGTAATCAAGGGAAGCTGCATACGGTTTTTCTTAGGGAGGCATATAAGAGGGGTGATTTGATAGAGCCAAATGATTTGTATTTGGCAAGGAGGAAGTTGGCTGATTTAGTCTTGTTGAGCCCTAGGAAGGCAAATGTGGATCGGGAATTGGTTAATTATAGGAGAGATAGAGAAGATCATGAAACAGGGCGCTTTAGAACTGAGTTTGTGGATGATGATTTTCATAATTCTGCAGTTGAGGATAATGTTGGGAAAGATAGGGAGGGGGGGGATAATTTGGACTCCGATATGGGTTGTGATGATGGCTCTGATTTTCTAGATGAGAATGATGATTGCCTTGAAACTCCAGAGGATATCCATGTAGATGAGAGAGCGAACTAA
- the LOC122307679 gene encoding E3 ubiquitin-protein ligase XBAT33-like, producing MGNSFGCSASGERLVSAARDGDLIEAKMLLECNPCLAKYSTFGGLNSPLHFAAAKGHKEIVALLLENGGDVNSRNYCGQTALMQACRYGHWEVVQTLLLFRCNVTRSDYLSGRTALHFAAVSGHARCIRLVVADFVPSAPYEAINAQTDSDRGDGTDVKNKYDQSALSKFVNKAADGGITGLHMAALNGYFDCVQLLLDLHANVSAVTCHYGTSMDLIGAGSTPLHYAACGGNLKCCQVLLARGASRITLNCNGWLPIDVARMWGRHWLEPLLAPDSNLIVPTFPSSIYLSLPLSSVLNIARECGLQSSTTSSDDTDVCAVCLERACSVAAEGCGHELCVKCALYLCSTCNIPSELVGPPGSIPCPLCRYGIISFNKLPGSPPKENKLHISLGLCNPCMLPSRDPDCQSPVRTPEIRKNRVASVSSDLLCPVTCSPFPSVAIPLCTCNDGPCPSFEPREVETQDQSPHRSQAMSMDQEKMDGSRLQRTSCSSMFWGRRSCSREHQCNSEINA from the exons ATGGGTAATTCGTTTGGGTGCTCTGCGTCCGGTGAGAGGCTGGTATCTGCCGCTCGAGACGGGGACTTGATCGAGGCCAAAATGCTATTGGAATGCAATCCATGTCTAGCCAAGTACTCCACCTTCGGGGGCCTTAATTCCCCTCTCCATTTTGCCGCCGCCAAGGGCCACAAAGAG ATTGTGGCGTTGTTACTTGAGAATGGAGGTGATGTCAATTCGAGGAATTACTGTGGGCAG ACGGCTCTAATGCAAGCATGCAGATATGGGCACTGGGAAGTTGTGCAGACTCTTCTTCTCTTCAGATGCAAT GTGACAAGGTCAGACTATCTCAGTGGGAGGACAGCTCTCCATTTTGCTGCTGTAAGTGGCCATGCAAGATGCATAAGACTTGTTGTGGCCGACTTTGTTCCAAGTGCTCCTTATGAAGCAATAAATGCACAGACAGACAGTGATAGAGGTGACGGCACAGATGTCAAGAACAAATATGACCAAAG TGCTTTATCAAAGTTTGTAAATAAGGCAGCTGATGGTGGTATCACCGGTCTTCACATGGCTGCATTGAATGGGTATTTCGATTGTGTACAACTCCTTCTCGACCTTCATGCAAATGTTTCAGCTGTGACATGTCATTATGGAACGTCCATGGATTTGATAG GAGCCGGAAGCACTCCATTGCACTATGCTGCTTGTGGGGGAAATTTGAAATGCTGTCAG GTCCTCCTTGCAAGAGGTGCCAGTAGGATTACCTTGAATTGCAATGG ATGGCTTCCTATTGACGTCGCCAGGATGTGGGGGCGTCATTGGCTTGAACCTCTACTGGCACCTGATTCTAACTTGATAGTACCAACATTCCCTTCTTCTATATACCTATCCTTGCCTCTCTCGAGTGTACTTAACATAGCAAG AGAGTGTGGATTGCAGTCCTCAACAACCTCCTCTGATGACACTGATGTCTGTGCTGTCTGCTTGGAGAGAGCATGTTCTGTGGCTGCCGAAG GATGTGGACATGAGCTTTGTGTGAAATGCGCTCTCTATCTTTGCTCGACATGCAACATTCCTTCTGAATTGGTGGGCCCACCTGGGTCCATTCCTTGCCCTCTCTGTAGATATGGAATTATCTCTTTCAACAAATTGCCAGGTTCCCcaccaaaagaaaataaactacaTATTTCCCTTGGCCTCTGTAACCCATGCATGCTTCCCTCTCGTGACCCTGACTGTCAATCTCCAGTTCGTACACCGGAGATCCgaaaaaaccgtgtggcttcaGTTTCTTCAGATCTATTATGTCCAGTCACTTGTAGCCCATTTCCTTCTGTTGCCATTCCTTTATGTACCTGCAATGATGGTCCATGCCCATCATTTGAACCGCGGGAGGTGGAAACACAAGATCAATCGCCCCATCGTTCACAAGCAATGTCAATGGATCAAGAAAAGATGGATGGGTCAAGATTGCAGAGAACTAGTTGTTCAAGCATGTTTTGGGGTAGAAGAAGCTGTAGCAGAGAGCATCAGTGCAACTCTGAAATTAATGCTTGA